One Streptomyces sp. 840.1 genomic window, TCGAAGGCGTAGAGGACCGTGACCTTCTTGCCCGGCAGGACCGTACCGCTGAAGCCCTCGCCGACCTTGTCGTCGAAGATCTGCTCGGCGTCGACCCCGTCCTTCCCGGCGCGCGCCTCGACGCTGACGAGCGCGGAGTCGAACTTGTCCTTGCCCGCGTTCTCGATGACGACGGCCACGCGGTAGGCCTTGTTGCCCCTGGTGTGACCGGCGGCGAACGAGCTCGCGGAGTACGAGGTCGCGTCGCCGACCGTGACCGTGAGGTCGTCGTCGTAGACCGCCGAGTCGCCGGCCTCCAGGGCCCCGGCGGTGCCCTCCTTCTTGCCCTGGGCCCCGGTGTCCGCGTTCTTGCCGGTGTCCCCGCCCGCCTTCGGCTTCGCTGAGGCCGTTGTGTCCGACACCGCCTTGTTCAGGTCGCTCACCGCGTCGTCGACCGCCTTGAACGTGATCACGGCGCCGACCACCGAGAGGATCAGCGCGATCAGGCCGAGGGCCGCGCCGAACGTGGCCATGCGCTTGTTCGTCGCCTCGCCCCTCTTGGCGCGACCGCGGCCCACCAGGCCCAGGATCAGCGCGATCAGGCCGAGGATGCCTGCCAGCCAGAAGAGGAACGGGATCAGACCCGAGACCGCGCCGATGAGACCGAGGATCAGCGCCGCGACGCCGAGCCCGTTGCGTGCGGGGCGCAGACCGGGTGTCTGGGCGGGGATGTACGGCTGCTGCGGCTGGGTGTACTGGGACATGGCTGTGCCCTTCGGCAGGTGCGGAGTTGAGTGGTGAGCGGTTCCACGCGCCGCCTTGTGCAGCGACAGGTCAATGACATCATCTCCTGTGAACCGAGTCAACATGGTTTACGCGGTTCAAAAGAGTTTGCACTGTGAATCGGGTGGTGTGAACAGGTCGGTATGCTCGCCGACACAACAGGGGGCACGGGCGGGCAGCAGCGGTACGAGCACCAGGGAGACAGCAAGTGCCGGAGAACGTGACAGAGGTGACCGCCGCAGGCATCGCCCGGCTGGCAGGGGTGGGGCGCGCCGCCGTCAGTAACTGGCGCCGTCGGCACGCCGACTTCCCCAAGCCCGTGGGCGGCACCGAGACGAGTCCGTCGTTCGCCCTGCCCGAGGTTGAACAGTGGCTGCGCGACCAGGGCAAACTCGCCGAGGTCCCGCTCCGCGAGCGCGTCTGGCAACAACTGGCCGGACACCCCGCCGGAGCCGTCCCCGCCCTGTTCCACGTCGGATGCGCCCTGCTCCTCGTGCGCGAGCGGCCCTCCGCCTGGCGGGAGATCACGGGGGTGTCCGACGCGCGGATGGCGGGCGTGCTCTCCCTCGCCCTGAACGAGGTGCTCGCCGCCCGGTT contains:
- a CDS encoding DUF4352 domain-containing protein, producing MSQYTQPQQPYIPAQTPGLRPARNGLGVAALILGLIGAVSGLIPFLFWLAGILGLIALILGLVGRGRAKRGEATNKRMATFGAALGLIALILSVVGAVITFKAVDDAVSDLNKAVSDTTASAKPKAGGDTGKNADTGAQGKKEGTAGALEAGDSAVYDDDLTVTVGDATSYSASSFAAGHTRGNKAYRVAVVIENAGKDKFDSALVSVEARAGKDGVDAEQIFDDKVGEGFSGTVLPGKKVTVLYAFDAPADAKSLTVEVNPGFTYDATQWDLKL